One Aspergillus oryzae RIB40 DNA, chromosome 2 genomic window carries:
- a CDS encoding putative serine/threonine protein kinase (Ca2+/calmodulin-dependent protein kinase kinase beta and related serine/threonine protein kinases), with protein MAIYRTAPADKPGISPSQVHPTYQHPSLRSRNSYPSQTEVLGRFAPSRASRTAGNTPVSSPGLFSVRSPLRSTSSLVSDDEGRISSPSLHPTHLQPPKETHTAEVDRDTVTGNKVINQYEILEELGRGEHGKVKLGRHVGTRQKVAIKIVQRYSKRRRLGKLGNPEDKVKKEVAILKKARHPNVVSLLEVIDDPNRQKVYIVLEYVENGEIIWRRRGLREIVHVDKRRLEREKAGIPDSPSFMEECQQYVRTAQHLRRQRERARERRQIQAEHAQEGPIPAWSLEHGAESDDELGPELTVTRTPSCSKTSHEDIQSSPSHSSHDAALAAVEGSMYGSYVDYSFERRFSTASSSFGYAPSEPEWTPDDDDMSYVPCLTLDEARNAFRDSLLGLEYLHYQGIIHRDIKPANLLLTSNHRVKISDFGVSYLGRPMRDEDEEQVGETDATELDDARELSKTVGTPAFYAPELCYTGEEFVDALGSAPRITGAIDVWSLGVTLYGMIFGRLPFVSDDEYSMFQTIVKKEVFIPRKRLKPVEDDPDTVGQWPRSDNSAKRMEDELGYEEIDDELFDLLKRLLTKDPVKRITVKEIKHHPWVLDGLPNPRAWVEETDPGYLSKGKRIEVSNEEVTTAVSKVPFIQRVRSNVAKWSNYLTGRSKDKDTRKRTSSAAPSVESSSTSSTNSIGKYLWDSRRASLRDEDFLRPPRLSKDGEHPLSQSVTASPVGRDEQTCYFEGALVNSPISLDRTPRPEPPERAVSTLSTAESAKTIKATNNNSNPAPQRTVTPARMETAGTTNVGGLFGGASLRLARGLQSGERRSDKSVSETASLDGDRHCEPTLALSVASAIGQHSNLLPEEDVSLLRVEGSNTIPSGHRRNRSHQLPGKSSTEPFHLTKEALLRKRRSDIEPPTNGLKSCYRRGSEPSTKDCINLRSEVQARATDSLGENIFSDSPPGGLTTSPPSAASSSLEDYTSGMSQSASHPSIPSVASGVSSLSSGGDTSGKDGVPAIQVPSILRTGETVKAPQTNLARSADDDESRYYCDDENESEDDSEDEGIVFGKKKATPQKPIIRGCTLPKS; from the exons ATGGCCATATATCGGACAGCGCCCGCAGACAAGCCCGGGATAAGCCCC TCTCAGGTCCATCCTACTTATCAGCATCCGTCTCTCCGTTCGCGGAACTCCTACCCATCACAAACCGAGGTTCTTGGACGATTTGCCCCATCGCGTGCCTCTCGTACAGCAGGCAATACCCCAGTGTCCAGTCCGGGGCTATTTTCTGTCCGTAGCCCTCTTCGTTCAACCTCTTCACTCGtatcagatgatgaaggccgCATCAGCAGCCCGTCCCTCCATCCGACCCATCTGCAGCCACCGAAAGA AACACATACAGCTGAAGTGGACAGAGATACTGTGACTGGAAACAAAGTTATTAATCAATATGAgattctggaagagctcgGACGCGGCGAGCATGGGAAAGTGAAACTAGGGAGACACGTGGGCACTCGCCAGAAGGTCGCCATTAAGATTGTCCAGCGGTATTCGAAAAGACGCCGCCTGGGGAAGCTTGGGAATCCCGAGGacaaggtgaagaaggaagttgCGATCCTGAAGAAGGCGCGGCACCCAAACGTGGTTAGCCTCCTAGAGGTCATCGATGACCCCAATCGCCAGAAGGTATATATCGTCCTTGAATATGTTGAGAACGGTGAAATCATCTGGCGGCGACGAGGCCTGCGTGAAATCGTCCATGTGGATAAACGTCGACTGGAGCGCGAAAAAGCAGGCATTCCGGATTCCCCCTCGTTCATGGAAGAATGTCAGCAGTATGTCCGGACTGCCCAGCATCTCCGCCGCCAACGCGAAAGGGCCCGTGAGCGACGTCAAATTCAGGCCGAACACGCTCAGGAAGGCCCTATTCCGGCCTGGAGTTTAGAGCACGGAGCGGAGTCGGATGATGAATTAGGTCCCGAATTGACGGTCACTCGTACGCCGAGCTGTTCGAAGACCAGCCATGAAGACATTCAGTCCTCTCCCAGCCATTCCTCCCATGATGCGGCCTTAGCTGCAGTGGAGGGCAGTATGTATGGGTCTTATGTGGATTATTCCTTCGAAAGACGGTTTAGCACAGCGTCGAGTAGCTTTGGATACGCACCTTCGGAACCTGAATGGACGCCCGACGACGATGATATGTCTTATGTTCCCTGTTTGACACTCGACGAAGCACGCAACGCTTTCCGAGACTCCTTGCTTGGTCTCGAGTATCTCCACTACCAGGGTATCATTCACCGTGATATTAAGCCTGCAAATCTCCTGCTCACCAGCAACCACCGTGTTAAAATATCGGACTTCGGTGTATCTTACCTAGGGCGGCCCATGAGggatgaggacgaagagCAAGTTGGAGAGACCGACGCGACTGAGCTGGATGACGCTCGGGAACTTTCTAAAACGGTTGGAACGCCTGCTTTCTACGCTCCTGAGCTGTGTTATACAGGCGAAGAGTTCGTCGACGCCCTTGGGTCCGCCCCGCGGATTACCGGTGCTATCGATGTTTGGTCCCTTGGCGTAACTCTTTATGGTATGATCTTTGGGCGCTTGCCATTTGTCTCCGATGATGAATACAGTATGTTCCAAACGattgtgaagaaggaagtctTCATCCCACGCAAACGCCTGAAACCTGTTGAGGATGACCCTGACACTGTCGGTCAATGGCCTCGTTCTGATAATAGCGCTAAGCGAATGGAAGATGAGCTCGGGTATGAGGAGATCGACGATGAGTTGTTTGACTTGTTGAAACGCCTCCTCACGAAGGATCCGGTGAAGAGAATCACtgtgaaagagatcaagCATCATCCTTGGGTCTTGGACGGTCTACCCAATCCCAGAGCGTGGGTCGAGGAGACTGATCCAGGGTATCTGAGTAAAGGTAAAAGGATTGAAGTGTCTAATGAGGAGGTTACAACGGCCGTGAGCAAAGTACCGTTTATACAACGTGTGCGATCCAATGTTGCCAAGTGGTCCAACTACCTTACCGGGAGGTCGAAGGATAAAGATACTCGCAAGCGTACTTCTAGTGCGGCTCCCTCAGTCGAGTCTTCCTCCACTTCAAGTACCAACAGTATTGGAAAGTACCTTTGGGACAGTCGTCGTGCTAGTCTCAGGGATGAAGACTTTCTGCGGCCACCCCGCCTAAGCAAGGATGGTGAGCATCCCCTCTCACAGAGTGTCACCGCAAGCCCGGTGGGTCGGGATGAGCAAACTTGTTATTTCGAGGGAGCCCTGGTGAATTCACCCATATCGCTTGACCGGACCCCACGGCCTGAGCCACCAGAGCGTGCCGTATCTACGTTGTCGACAGCCGAATCTGCAAAAACAATCAAGGCAACGAATAACAATTCCAACCCGGCACCCCAAAGAACCGTCACCCCCGCTCGTATGGAGACCGCAGGGACTACAAATGTCGGCGGCCTATTTGGCGGTGCAAGCCTTCGACTGGCCAGAGGACTCCAGTCGGGAGAGCGGCGCTCAGATAAGTCGGTCTCCGAGACTGCGTCCTTGGATGGGGACCGTCACTGCGAGCCCACCTTGGCGTTGAGCGTCGCATCTGCGATTGGCCAACATTCGAATCTGCTGCCAGAGGAGGACGTATCCTTGTTACGGGTTGAAGGATCGAACACGATACCTTCAGGTCACCGCCGCAACCGCTCCCATCAACTGCCGGGCAAGTCTTCCACCGAGCCTTTTCATCTCACCAAGGAAGCCTTACTACGTAAGCGACGGAGTGACATTGAACCTCCCACCAATGGGCTCAAGTCATGTTATCGTAGGGGAAGCGAGCCATCTACGAAGGATTGCATCAACCTACGATCCGAGGTGCAGGCCCGAGCTACGGACTCGCTCGGTGAAAATATCTTTTCCGACTCTCCGCCTGGGGGCCTGACTACATCGCCTCCGTCTGCTGCCTCGTCCTCACTCGAGGACTACACCAGTGGAATGTCTCAGAGCGCTTCTCATCCGAGTATACCATCCGTCGCCTCCGGGGTGTCATCGCTTTCTAGTGGAGGTGATACGTCAGGGAAAGATGGCGTTCCAGCAATTCAAGTTCCATCGATCCTTCGGACGGGTGAAACCGTTAAAGCACCGCAGACAAACCTGGCACGATCCGCggatgatgatgagtctCGGTATTACTGCGACGATGAAAATGAGTCGGAGGACGACTCTGAGGACGAGGGCATTGTCTTTGGTAAAAAGAAGgcaaccccccaaaaaccAATTATACGTGGTTGCACCCTGCCCAAGTCCTGA
- a CDS encoding glycoside hydrolase family 128 protein (predicted protein), with amino-acid sequence MVSFTKLIAAGLLASAAVAVPHGHQHSHVHVTKRSSSKRGAAYNDASTVETLSSNGAISWAYDWNMIASGSLPSGVEFVPMLWGRKMFGDWFTTIQTVLSSASGSSYILGFNEPDASSQAAMTPSEAASSYSTYITPYSGKAKLVTPAVTNGGGDNEGLGWMRQFLDACTDCGMSVLAVHWYGASADEFKTFVQEAQELASKYNLEETWVTEFALSSAMTAGSGTQESTDFLNEVIPWLDSQSGIGRYAYYMCADGFLLEGSDLSASGKAYTYQS; translated from the coding sequence ATGGTCTCCTTCACCAAGCTCATCGCCGCCGGCCTCCTCGCCTCCGCCGCCGTGGCCGTCCCCCACGGCCACCAGCACTCCCATGTGCACGTCACGAAGcgctcctccagcaagcGTGGTGCCGCCTACAACGACGCCTCGACCGTCGAGACCCTCAGCAGCAACGGCGCCATCTCCTGGGCCTACGACTGGAACATGATCGCCTCCGGCAGCCTGCCCTCCGGCGTCGAGTTCGTGCCCATGCTCTGGGGCCGCAAGATGTTCGGCGACTGGTTCACCACCATCCAGACCGTGCTCAGCAGCGCCAGCGGCTCCAGCTACATCTTGGGCTTCAACGAGCCCGACGCCAGCTCCCAAGCCGCCATGACCCCCTCCGAAGCCGCCTCGTCCTACTCCACCTACATCACGCCCTACAGCGGCAAGGCCAAGCTGGTCACGCCCGCCGTGACCAACGGCGGCGGCGACAACGAGGGTCTCGGCTGGATGCGCCAGTTCCTCGACGCCTGCACCGACTGCGGCATGAGCGTGCTCGCCGTGCACTGGTACGGCGCCTCTGCCGACGAATTCAAGACCTTCGTCCAGGAGGCCCAGGAGCTCGCGTCCAAGTACAACCTCGAGGAAACCTGGGTGACGGAGTTCGCCCTCAGCAGCGCCATGACCGCCGGCTCGGGCACCCAGGAATCCACCGATTTCTTGAACGAGGTTATCCCCTGGCTCGACTCGCAGAGCGGCATCGGTCGCTATGCCTACTACATGTGTGCCGATGGCTTCCTGCTCGAGGGCAGCGACCTGAGTGCCAGTGGAAAGGCCTACACCTACCAATCCTGA